ctCTCACAGTTgtatgttttttgatttttcaggCTTAATGTTAACATTGCCATCATTAAGAAGTGATCACCTGATGTTAgtggtggttgattagctaatttaaaaaacttattcTACTAATTATCTGTCAGAAAATATATGTGGGTCGCCTTATTTTGTGTTAACTGAACCTAAACACACCAAACTGTGCAGAACATGCACATaataaggttgtcaaagtcaagctgtAGCATAAATAACTTACTCCCtgcattattaatatttttattaattacaacCTTTTACTGAACTGTGAAATGTTATTCCCATGAACCTTGTTATCTTGTTTTCGCAGACAAATAGCAAAACATTGCGTCCccttttcagattctttgcttGATAGTGTCATTTTCCTGAGAACCGATATTCTTGACTCAATGCAAAGAAATGGCCCCATGACACATGTAAGTCAGGTGATGTTCAAATCTACTAATCACTGAGCGAACTTGTCATTTACGGTATGTTTTACAAAGGGAATTTAAAAAGCAGGCGTGCACTGGCTGTTAATGCTTTGAGCGGAGTGAGTAGCTGCTGCTGAGTTACTATCTGGAAATAGAGGAAGAcacataaaggaaaaaaagtgtaaGACAAATTGGTGGGAACATCATAAAATGACCCCTCTGGATGTCTAATTCAAACAGATGattataaaaacagcaaatttctCAGTGTACAAATAATGCTGATTTCTAGGTAACACCAACATGAAATCAGTCATATGTTTACTGTAATAACAAACTCTGTTTAAAATTTGCAGGGCTCCTTGGATAGACAAAATTGAATAGGCAAAGGGCAGTGGGAAAGGACTATGTAAAATCGACTTGTTTAACTTTACAAAGTTGCATATTACAGAGTCCCCAAAGGGAcatgaaggatttttttcttttgcaaaagtattgcaTTACCTCACAATAGGTTTTGCGTTCTCTCACAATAATGTACTGATCAGTTCTTGCGGCATAATTTAATGCTATAAGCCTTTCTTAGGGTGGCCATGGCACTTTCTGCTATAATATAAGGTTTTTGTAAAGTATTTCCATGTACATTAATAtcttgtgaaatatctgaagttttacatctttttctttagtatagaaatgcaccacaaatatatgaaataaacagaaattttacataaaaaggaatgaaataaaaaaaacatttaaactatttggactatttctaAGTTATTATCACAGGATAAtgagtcatctgacagttttgattgtctGTTTTGTATTAGTAGTCtgaaaatggatttatttaCCACGTTTGTCTGCTTGTGTAAGGCTGAGATGGAACTGCATAGGAAAACggctctttaaaccattcaatCAGCTTTTAGCACCAAAGagttaataataaatacattttcactgaGGCTCTTTATGTGTAcacatttgaaattttaaattgacatttgtgagTCAATTTACAAAATGGACCAGCAAATATTGCAGCAAGTATGGGGGAATTTTCCTGCCATAAACCAAGAGCacatattttcagtctgaaagcaggatttcatgtctttggttctcaaaacttttaatacttttgcttacattttcactttgaaagCACGACtacatgtctttcttctcaaaacttgtaaagcttgtactcaaaacttctcctcctgctcacacttagctgcgttcacactgcagcttgAAATGACCCAATTCCGACTTTTTGTCAAATCGCATTTTTTTGGCATGGCCATTCACACTTACAAATAAATGCAACCTGTATGTGTTCTGCAGTCTGAATGGGCTAAAAGTGTCCTGTGTGGGCAGTAGAGTTGCGCAGTAACATCAGCGTTCTCAGTGTTCTGCCAACCGccattaaaagaagaaatgctcAGTGTAACATGGATGCTAATGGTTGGAGCATAGCTTAcaattttgaagttgttgtccgaccCGAGCCAGCATGTTAACAGCTTAATCCTCATGATAGGCCATCATGGTGCGCCACCCATAATCAGTGGGTGGCGCAGGCTGCTACAATCGATAGTagccacacagacacacctgctagaaggaaacaaatgcACCCActacaacactttcattctattggctgagagagTGACTGTGACAAAAGACATTTCCAAAAGTGAGCAGAGAGAATATAAATTCACCTTTTTAAGTTATTGACCTTTATTCCTAACATatgaagaccaaaaaaaaagctcaaaaactGTCAGGATTTGTAAAGTGTATATATTTGTGTGATGGAAGGAGCTTCAtattgataaataattttttttaattgtctgttcacagatttcttctgttcaAGTGGACTGACTCGGTGTAGAGGTTACTGCTGTTCCAGAACATCAATATGGCTCACAGTTAATGCCTTTGAATATACTGACTGTTTCTGACATTAAGAATATGCAATCAGTCAAGCAAGACACTGACTCCAGTGAGTCATACAGTGGGGATGATGCCTTAGTGCTTGCTGTGGCTTTACACAGATCTAACAGAAATCTTGTACCTCACAAAATTTCATCATTTCCTTTTAAGACTAAATCTATGTGCCGCAAAAAACGCGAGTTCATcccagaggaaaagaaagacacCATTTACTGGGAGAGAAGACGCAAAAACAATGAAGCTGCCAAGCGCTCAAGAGAGAAGAGACGCATTAATGACATGGTCCTTGAAAACAAGCTGATGGCACTTGGAGAGGAAAATGCCTCCCTCAAGGCAGAACTGCtgtcattaaaaatgaagtttggCTTAGTTAGCGCATCAGCATATACCCAAGAAGTTCAAAATGTATGTAGTCCCCCCACAGTAAACCCCCATGAAGAGTTGATATCTCCCACTGCTGTCCAGAATTTATTCAAAAGAGATGTTGTACATGTAGAGCTCACCAAAAGCTGTGCATCAGCTATCAAACACTTACCTCTCATGCCTGAAACATGGACTGCAAGTCGAGCAAGCTTTACTGACTATAGGACAGCAGATTTTAAACAAGAACCAGAAGAAAATTCCACCTGGCAGGAAACTAGTGCAGCATATAAACTCTACAAAAATTGTAAGGTTAGCCATTTGTCTGATGTCTATTCACAAGCAGCATCATTTATGCAGACTGCCAGGTCATCCAGTAACTCGCCCAGGAACTCAGATGAAAATTCTTTATGCAAAGCATCAGATGGTGAGGATGAGCAGCAAGTCCCTAAGGGGTTGGTGCCTTCTGTAGCTGACCAAAGAAGCGTTATTGTTTCTACTCACAAAGTGCCAGATGTCAGTTCTTCAGCTTTGCCACATAAACTACGAATCAAATCAAGAACCATCCAAATTAAAATGGAGCCAACTGACCCTGAATATGAGTCCTTTGGAAAGACGTCTTCTGCCAGCGTTTTAGAAGGAGTGTGTTTCCAGACCACCCAGAACTCCTCAGCATACATGCAGCCTTCCCACTGTCCTTTGTCGGTACAGGTGTCCAACATGCAAGGCTGGAGCCGTGGGTCTGAAAGCAGTGTTTCTACACAGTGGCTGCCAGAATAAACAAGTCTGAAGCTCAATACTAGTTCAAAACCATTGTAAATTCCTATGCACACTCATATACTGAGGATATTTAACCGTAAGTGTTGGCACCGTGTCAACAAAACTGACTTCTTTGACAGAATTAACCACAACAGAGAAAGATTCTAAAACAAAGTTAGCCAAAAGCATCAATGTGTAGACTTTCTCATAAAGAGACGCTGATGTTCATATCACATTGAATAAAAGGAATCTTCATATTATCTTATTGTACTTTGGATTTTAAGTATTACTTGTGGCATTGTTAACACTGATATtgagtaaattttaaaaaagaaaatgttacatttttcccagacttgtgattttttttgaaaacacagTTCATTAAAGTATGCTAGGAGACGATATCTGTTCAGGTTTGAAGGGTTTATTCAATACTACACTTAGAGTTAAATTATTTGCCTTGTATTCTTGTTTATTTGACATAAACAAGAACCTGACGTTCCTGTTGCTCAACCGGTGCAAACCCAAAATGTTCTTAGTTATTGGCTGAACTGGAGTAGAGAAGAGCAGCATGTTGCACTGAGAGGTTGGCTGATACAACTCTTTCTCACTCCACATGACTTCACATAGAAACACACAGATTGGGTAAACAATATTACTTCAGACGTATTGATGTGTTGTGAGACTAAATGTTATTTGTTCTATGATTACATAGTTATCATAGAACTCCAACTCCATTCCAAGGATTAATTGAATTCTTAAGTTTTGTGTGAGCTTCTGTGATTTGACATCTCTGATGTATATAAAAGGAACGAAGAATAAAACGCAATTCAGACTTCCGTATTATCTCTTTACTTTTAGGGCATATATTTGATCAGTTTACTCAAAATAAAGTGGTacaacaaaatgcacaaatataaaggttcttaaaaaaaagtgagagaAAGTTATCAAGACGCATGTCAAGGTGACGTGTAAGAGGAATGCAGCTTTGGTAAACATGTTTCTTTCCTTAATGATTCTTTACATTATTATGGATTTTTAAAAGGCGATTTCAATCCGTTTTTGAATCAACTTATATCAGATCTTGTTCCAAATTTAGGATACTTGGTTAAACAAATTAGACTTGATTTCATAGACTTGTTTTCTAACCATTTTGGCGTTTGCACCCCAAGTAAAGGAACTATTACTCATAAACAAAACCTCCCTTTGAAAAAAACTATAGAATTCTTTAGTTGAATTCTATGATGAATGTGAACTGGATAACAACATTTTagaataatacaaatatatattgtttGGAAAGACAAAGTCTAATTTTATCTTGCATAACCAGAAGTTGGAATATGTGGGAATGGAAAATGATTGATTGGAAACTCTACTCTCTTTATCTCATGAaaccacactccataccagtaGGTGACAGTAGTGCtgcttaa
The sequence above is a segment of the Gambusia affinis linkage group LG17, SWU_Gaff_1.0, whole genome shotgun sequence genome. Coding sequences within it:
- the nfil3 gene encoding nuclear factor interleukin-3-regulated protein translates to MPLNILTVSDIKNMQSVKQDTDSSESYSGDDALVLAVALHRSNRNLVPHKISSFPFKTKSMCRKKREFIPEEKKDTIYWERRRKNNEAAKRSREKRRINDMVLENKLMALGEENASLKAELLSLKMKFGLVSASAYTQEVQNVCSPPTVNPHEELISPTAVQNLFKRDVVHVELTKSCASAIKHLPLMPETWTASRASFTDYRTADFKQEPEENSTWQETSAAYKLYKNCKVSHLSDVYSQAASFMQTARSSSNSPRNSDENSLCKASDGEDEQQVPKGLVPSVADQRSVIVSTHKVPDVSSSALPHKLRIKSRTIQIKMEPTDPEYESFGKTSSASVLEGVCFQTTQNSSAYMQPSHCPLSVQVSNMQGWSRGSESSVSTQWLPE